Within Kutzneria chonburiensis, the genomic segment TGCCGCCGTCGACGCCGTTCCTCGCCGTGAGTCAGGCCGTGGGCGTGGCGCTGGCCGAGGCCGAGCACGCGGAGCTGCGGTGGCTGTCCGAGGCGCAGTCGGCGTTGACCCGTGCGGCGCTGCGACCCGATCCCGTACAGGCGGTGGTGGCGGAGTTGGCCACGCTGGCCGACTGGTGGTGCGTGTTGTTGGACGACGCCGTTGTTGCTGCGCAGGCCGGGATCGATGACGTCGATCCGGTGGTCGTGGAGTTGGCGTCGCGGCTTCGTGGAGGCAGTGGTCCGCGTAGCGCCGCCACGGAGGTCGGGCCGTGGCATGTCGTCGGCTATCCGGTCGATGCCGCCCGGGTGTTGGTGGTCGGTGCCCTGGTGCCGTTCTCCGTGGCCGATCGCGCGGTGATCGCGGTTGCCTTGGCGCTGTTGGCATTGGCCGAGCGGGCCGACGGTCGTTTGGTCACGAAAATGTTGCTCGGCGACGACGACGGCCGGGAGTACCGGGTCGTGCGGGGGCGGCGGAAATCCAGTCAGGCCAAGGACATCGACCTCGGCACCGCGTTCGTCGACGTCGAAAACGGCGAATTGCGTGCCGTCGTCACGACTTCGCCGGATGTCGTTGCGGCACAAGCGGCCGGTTGGCTGCTGGCGGTGAGCTCGCCGGTCGGTGTCGGAGAACTGCCGGCCGCTGACCGGGAAGCCGGCCGCATGCTGGACCGGGCCGTGGCCGTCGGCCGGCCCGTGACCGCCGCCGACGGCGTGTCGGCTTTGGTCGATCCCGGGGCCGCCGCCCGATTCGCCGCCTCGGTGCTGGCCCCGTTGGCCGACCGTCCCGAGCTCGTGCACACCCTGCGAATCTGGTTGGCGTGCAACGGGAACTGGGACCGGACGGCCGCCGAGCTCGGCGTGCACCGCAACAGCGTGCGGCACCGGATCGGCGTGGTGGCCCGGGAACTGGACATCGACCTGTCCGATGTGCAGCGGCGGATGGAACTTTGGTTCGCTTTGCGCTGGTCTGACTGATTCAAGGGTTCGTGCCAAGGGGTTTCCCGCTTCTGCCGGCCGGGCGTGCCTCCTTAGCGTTGCCGTGCAGCGTTTTCCCACCCCTGCACGAGGAGAACCCGTCGTGAACACGCGCCTGCGTATCGCCATCGCCGTGCTCGCCCCGCTGGCGTTGGTCGGCTTGGCCACTCCGACCGCCACCGCCGCCCCCGCGCCGCACGTCCACAAGCCTTTGAACCACGGTCTGTCGCACAGCACCAGCGGCAACTGGGCCGGCTACGCCGTGACCGGCGCCAAGTTCACCAGCGTGTCGGCCAGCTGGGTGCAGCCGTCCGTGAAGGCCACCTCCCAGGACGCGTACTCCAGCTTCTGGGTCGGCATCGACGGCGACGGCAGCAACTCCGTCGAGCAGCTCGGGACCGAGGTCGACTACATCAACGGGCAGGCAGAGTACTACGCCTGGTACGAGATGTACCCGGCCTACCCGGTCAACTTCAGCGACACCGTGCGCCCCGGCGACCACTTCACCGCATCCGTGACCGAGACCACCGGCGGCAAGTTCACGCTGAAGATCGCCGACACCACGCGGGGCTGGAGCCACACGATCAACAAGACCTACTCGGCGGCCAAGCTGGCCAGCGCCGAGATCATCGCCGAGGCCCCGTCGGACAGCAACGGCACGCTGCCGCTGGCCGACTTCGGCAGCGTCGCCTTCAGCAACGCCACCGCCAACGGCCAGGCCATCGGCGGCCAGAACCCCGACCCGATCACCCAGGCCAGCGGCGGAGTCACCAAGGACGCCGTGTCCGGCCTGTCCGGCGGCACCAACTTCACCTGCACCTGGAAGCACGTGTAAGCGTCGCGTGTGGACCTTCGCTTGGAAGGGGCCCTTCCTCACGTTGAACGTCAGGAAAGGCCCCTTCACAGCATTGGCGGGGTGTCTCTGGTAGACCTCAGGCGTGGCATCCAGCGGGCAGGTCCGGCGTGGTGAGCGGCAGCCCGCCGCCACCGCGGCTGTCGCGCGGGTGAGTGTGGACGTGCCGCTGCCGTACCACCTCGACTTCCCCTTCGACTACCGGATCCCGGCGGAGTGCGATGCCGACGCGCAGCCGGGGGTGCGGGTGCGGGTGCGGTTCCGCGGCAAGCTGACCGATGGTTTCCTGCTGGAGCGGGTGGCGCACACCGAGGTCGCGGACAAGATCAAGTACATCGAACGGGTGGTGTCGCCGGAAGTCGTGCTGACGCCGGAGATCCACGGCCTGGCCCGCGCGGTGGCCGACCGGTACGTCGGGTCGCTGGCCAACGTGCTGAGGCTGGCGGTCCCGCCCCGCCACGCCAGGGCAGAGGCGCGCCCGGCTGACGATCCGGTGGCGCCGCCGGCGCGTCCGGCGGCGGAGGGCTGGCAGCGGTACACCCGTGGCCCGGCCTACCTGGATGCCCTGGCCAACGGCCGTTCGGCCAACGCGGTGTGGCAGGCGCTGCCGGGGGAGGACTGGCCGGCGCGGCTGGCCGAAGTTGCCGCGACGGTGGCGTCCACGGGCAAGGGCGTGGTCATCGTGGTGCCGGACTACCGTGACGTGAAACGCGTTTTCATGGCGTGTGACGCCATCATCGACGGTGTCGTGGCGTTGTCGGCCGACCTCGGGCCGGAAGCGCGCTACAAGCGGTGGCTGTCGGTGCTGCGCGGCACGGTACGAGTGGTCGTCGGCACGAAGGCCGCCACGTTCGCGCCCATCGCCGATCCCGGGCTGTTCATCGTGTGGGACGACGGCGACAGCGGCCATGCCGAGCAGCTGGCGCCGTATCCGCATGTACGGGACGTGCTGGTGCAGCGAGCGCACATGGCCGGGGCGTCGCTGCTCGTGGCGGCCTTTGCCCGTACGGCCGAGGCGCAGCTGCTCGTGGACACGGGATGGGCGCCGGAGATCGTGGCGTCACGGGAGCAGCTCCGCGCCGCCGCGCCGCGCGTCACGGCCATCGGCGAGACCGACACGCAGCTGGCGCGCGACGAGGCAGCCCGTACGGCTCGGCTGCCGGCGATCGCCTTCGAGGCGGCGCGCGAGGCCCTCAAAGCCGGACGGCCCGTGCTCGTGCAGGTGCCACGCCGCGGCTACGTGCCGGCGCTGTCGTGCGCCAACTGCCGCGTACGGGCGCAGTGCCGCAAGTGCGCCGGGCCGCTGTCCCTGCCCGGCGGCAACGACGACGGCGCGCCACGCCCGGCCGAATGCCGGTGGTGCGGGGCCGTGGAGGTCATGTTCCGCTGCGCCGCCTGCGGCTCCCGCCGGCTGCGGGCCGTGGTCGTCGGCTCCAAGCGCACCGCCGAGGAGCTCGGCCGCGCGTTCCCCGGCACCGTCGTACGCACCTCCGGCGCTGGCGAGGTGCTGGCCGAGGTGCCCGACGCGCCCGCACTCGTCGTCGCCACGCCCGGCGCCGAGCCCCACGCCGTCGGCGGCTATGGCGCCGCGCTGCTCCTCGACGGCTGGGCCATCCTCGGCCGCGCCGACCTCCGTGCCACCGAGGAAGCCCTCCGCCTGTGGATGACCGCCGCCGGCATGGTCGTCCCCGGCACGCGCGGCGGCCGCGTCATCGTCACGGCCGAGTCGTCGTTGCCCACCGTGCAGGCCCTCGTCCGCTGGGACCCCGTCTGGCACGCCAACCTGGAGCTGTCCGGCCGCACCGAGCTCGGCTTCCCGCCTGCTGTGCGGATGGCCACCATCGACGGCGTCCCCGACGCCGTCAACGCCGTGCTCGACGAGCTCCGCCTACCCGCCACCGGCGAGATCCTCGGCCCCGTGCCGCTCGGCACCGATTCCCATGGGGAGGACAAGGAACGCGCCCTCGTCCGCACCTCCCGCGCCGAGGGCCGCGCCCTCGCCGAAGCCGTCGCCGCCGCCATCCGCGTGCGCACCGCCCGCAAGGACCCCGACCCCGTCCGCGTCCGCATGGACCCGCTGGAACTGCTCTAACCGACCAGCTCGACCCGGCAGAAGGACATCGCGGTACGGGCAAGCCGGCCATCCGCGGTCACGAGGGTCACGCCGCGCGCCTCGGCGAGTGCGACGTACGCGGCGTCGTAGCCGCTGACGTTGCCGCGAAGCTCCCACATCCTCGGCAGCAGCTCGTCGAGCGAAACGGTCTTCACCCCGACACGCGGCAGCAGGCCCACCACGCGAGATGCCTGTGACTCAGTGATCTTTCCGCCGAGCGTCAGCCCTCGAACGACGGAGAAGACCTCGGCCTTCCAGTGCTCCGGCGCGATCCATTCGATGTCCCTGGCCAGTACGGCGCGAGCCTTTCGACCGCGCTCGTCGGTGTATACCAGCATGTTCGACATCGCCGAGGCGTCGACCACAATCACGCGGCACCGCCGTCCCCGTGCGTCCGGCGGCCGCTGTGCCCGGCCTCGCGGCGAGCCGCGTCCAGCACATCAGCCGCGTCGGGTGCGTCGTCCCCGGCCCCGCCACCCTCGGCCAGATCCCGCTCGATTTCAACGAGCAGCTGTCGGTTACGGCTGAACGCAGCCTGTTGCTTGAGGACGGCCAGTAAATACGCCTGGAGCGACTGGCCGCGCTCCCGCGCTTCCAGGGTGAGCGCGGCCTTCACGTCGTCGGGCACGTCGCGGATGGTCAGAACGGAGGTCATGACTGCATTATGCAGTCATTTTAATGGCAGAGTCAATTTAGTTCACCGTCCCCTGCCCGACGATCCGGCCCTGGGCGTCGCGGGCGATGAGGGTGAACGGCCCGGAGGCCTCGGCGAGGAACATGCCGGTGTCGAAGGCTGCGGGGGCGTTGTCGACGGTGACGGAGGCGACGTTGCTCGCGGTGACGCCGTAGGCGAGGCCGAGGTCGTGGAAGGCGGTGTAGCTGGTCGGGCCGATGCTCTGCCAGGTGGTCGAGGACCACGTGCCGTGCCCGCCGGTGATGACGCACAGGCCGAGGGTGTTGCTGCGGGTCTCGAGGGCGAGCTGGACGCCGCCGCCGTCGGGGCGCGGCAGGTAAGGGCCGGTGACCCAGGAGCCGGAGCCGTGGTCGGGGCAGTAGGTGCTCAGGCGCAAGCCGGCGGCCAAAGCGGGAGCCGACGACGGGGACACGGAGGGCGAGGCGACGGGGGCGGGGGTGCGAGCAGGGGATAGGAGCAACGCAGTGGTGACGCACGCGGTGGCGATGAGGGCGGCGGCGACAAGGTAGGCGCCACGGTGGCTGGGGCGTGGGCTGAACGCGGGCAGCACACGGGCCCGCAACCGCAGCCGGACCTCGGGCGGCATCTCCCGGTACGGGGGCAGTTCCACGGCTACATCTCCTCCTGAAGCAACGAACGCAGCCGCGCACGGGCCCGGGACAGCCGCGACCGCACGGTGACCTCGGCGACGCCGAGCACGACGGCGGCGTCGGCGGTGGAGACGTCGCCGAGCAGGCACAGCCGCACGGCCTCCTGCTCGGCCCGGGGCAACCGGTCGACGGCGAGGAGCACTCGGCTCATCCCCTGGTCGGAGTCGACCTGGTCGGCGACGTCATCGGCATGGTCGACCTGGTCACGGCCGAGCGGCAGCCGGGCGATCAGTGAACGGAACCGGTGCGCCCGCCGGAACTCGGTACGGGCGAGGAAGCCGGCGACGGCGTAGAGCCACGGCCGGGCGCTGTCCCGCACCAGGGTGAGCTCGCGACGCCGCCGCCACGCGGTCATGAAGGTCATGGACGTCAGGTCCTCGGCCAGCGACCACGAGCCGGTCAGCCGGTAGGCGTGGTTCCACACGGCCTCGGCGTGCCGCTCGAACAGCTCGGTGAAGGCCTCGTCGGCCCACAGCTCGCCGTCACTGGGCCCCAGCACCTGTTCCCCCTGCCTCATGCCATGAGGTGTCCGGCAACCGCGAGGTTGTTGCGGTCATCCCGAGGGATGACCGACGGAATGCGACCGCACGCCGACGCCCGATGACGACCGCGGGAGCGAACCTTGAGTCACGATCCACCGGAGGAGACACCATGACCACGCTGACCGCCACCCCGACCACCATCACCGTCCACTGGCCGGCGCAGCTGCTCAAGGCCCTCCTGACCGCGGCCAGGTTCACCGGGCACTTCATCCTGGCCCTGGCGACCGTGCTGTTCGTGGGGGCCGACTACGCAGAGCACTGATCTCCTAAACTGGGGCGGCCAGACCGCCACAGCCCAGGGAGACCAGTGACCGTCCAGCCCATCCGCCTGTTCGGGGACCCGGTGCTGCGCACCCGCGCCGCCGAGGTGACCGACTTCGACAAGGAACTCCGCGGCCTGGTCGCCGACCTCTGGGAGACCATGGAGGACAAGGGCGGCGCCGGCCTGGCCGCGCCGCAGCTGGGCGTGGGCCTGCGGGTGTTCACCTACCACTGCGACGGCTTCGAGGGCCACCTGGTCAACCCCACCTTCGACGTGGTCGGCGAGGAGATGCAGGAGGGCCCGGAGGGCTGCCTGTCCATCCCGGGCATGGCCTGGGACTGCAAGCGCCACCTGCACATCGTGGCCAAGGGCTGGAACATGCACGGCGAGCCGGTCGAGATCGAGGGTAGCGAGCTGCTGGCCCGCTGCATCCAGCACGAGAGCGACCACCTCGACGGCGTGCTGTTCCTGGACCGCCTGGACCAGGCGACCCGCAAGGAGGCCATGAAGGCCATCCGCGAGGCGGAGTGGTTCACCGGCGCGGCCCCCGTGATCAAGCAGAGCCCGCACAGCCTGTTCGGCGGTGGCCACTGATGCGGCTGGTGTTCGCCGGCACGCCGGAGGTCGCGCTGCCCTCGCTGCGGGCGCTGATCGCCTCCGAACGCCACGAGGTGGCGGCCGTCGTGACCAGGCCGGATGCCCCGGCCGGCCGCGGTCGGCACCTGGTCCGCAGCCCGGTGGGGGCGCTGGCCGACGAGCACGGCATCGAGGTGCTGACGCCGGAGAAGGCCGGCGCGCCGGAGTTCCTGGACCGGCTACGTGAGATCAACCCGGACTGCTGCCCGGTCGTCGCGTACGGGGCCCTGCTGCCGCAGCGCACGTTGGACATTCCGCGGCACGGCTGGGTGAACCTGCACTTCTCGCTGCTGCCGGCCTGGCGTGGCGCGGCCCCGGTGCAGGCGTCGGTGCGGGCCGGTGACGAGATCACCGGCGCGAGCACGTTCCGCATCGTCAAGGAGCTGGACGCGGGCCCGATGTTCGGCACGCTGACGGTCGAGGTCGGCGCGCACGAGACCGCCGGCGAACTGCTGGACCGACTGGCCGTCGCCGGCGCGGACCTGCTGGTCGCGACCCTGGACGGGATCGAGGACGGCACGCTGGAGGCCCGGGAGCAGCCGGCCGCCGACGGCGTCAGCTACGCGAGCAAGATCACCGTGGACGATGCGCACCTGGACTTCTCCCACCCGGCGCAGGCGGTGGACCGGCTGGCCCGCGCGGTGACGCCGGAGCCGGGGGCCTGGGCGGTGTTCCGCGACGAGCGGCTCAAGCTGGGGCCGGTGCGGCTGTCCGATGTGGACGACCTGGCCGCCGGCGAGATCCGGGTGGAGCGCAAGCGCGTGCTCGTCGGCACGTCTACTGTCGCCGTGCAGCTGGGCGACGTGCAGGCGCCGGGCAAGAAGCGAATGGCCGCGACCGACTGGGCGCGCGGCTCGAGGATCGAAGCAGGGGAGCGGTTGGCGTGACGGAGCGAAGCGGCGGACCGAGCAGGCGTCCGTCCCGGCCGGAGCGCCAGCACCCGCCGGCCCGCCGCCAGGGACCGCGCCGCCCGCCGGAGGACGACCCGGCGCGGCAGGCCGCCTGGGACACGCTGAAGGCGATCCGCGAGCGCGACGCGTACGCCAACCTGGTGCTGCCGAAGCTGCTGCGGGACCGCCGCATCAACGGCCGCGACGCCGCGCTGGCCACCGAGCTGGCCTACGGTGCGGCGCGGGCCAAGGGGCTGCTGGACGAGATCATCGCCGCCTGCTCGGACCGTCCACTGTCCGAAATAGACGGACCTTTCCTCGACGCGATGCGGCTGGGTGCGTACCAGTTGCTGCGTACCAGGATTCCGGCTCACGCCGCGGTGGCGTCCACTGTGGACCTTGTACGGGGTGCGCACGGATCCGGGCCGGCCGGCTTCGTCAACGCCGTGCTGCGGCGGGTCGGCGAGCAGGACGAGCAGGCGTGGGTCAAGCAGCTCGCCCCCGAGGACCCGGTTGGCTACCTGGCCTTCGCCAACGCCCACCCCAAGTGGATCGCGCAAGCGTTTGCCGATGCCTTGGGGGACAAGGGCGACGAACTCGCGGCCGCGTTGACGGCCGACGACGCCCGGCCGCTGGTCCACCTGGCCGCGCGGCCGGGCGAGGTCAGCAACGAGGAGCTCGCCGCCATCACCGGCGGCGACGTCGCCCCGTACTCGCCCTACGGCGTGCACCTGGAGCCGGGCTCCGGCGACCCCGGCGACCTGGAGCCCGTACGTGAGCGGCTGGCCGCCGTGCAGGACGAGGGCAGCCAGCTCTGCGCCCTCGCGCTGACCACGGCCCCGCTCGACGGCCGGGACGAGCGCTGGCTGGACCTGTGTGCCGGTCCCGGTGGCAAGGCGGTGCTGCTGGCCGCCCTGGCCCGGTTGCAGGGGGCCACGCTGGACGCCGTCGAGAAGGCCCCGCACCGCGCTGAGCTGGTGCGCAAGGCCACCACCGGTCTGGAAATCACCGTGCACGTCGCCGACGGCCGCGACTCCGGGCTGCCCGAGGGCAGCTTCGACCGCGTGCTCGTCGATGCCCCGTGCACGGGCCTCGGGGCGCTGCGCCGCCGGCCCGAAGCCCGCTGGCGTCGCAAGCCCGATGACGTCTCCGACCTGACCAAGCTCCAGCGTGAACTGCTCACCGCCGCGCTGAAGCTGGTCCGCCCCGGCGGTGTCGTGGTGTACGTGACGTGCTCGCCGCACCTGCGGGAGACGATCGGCGTCACCAGCGACATCGTGCGCAAGGGCCTGGCCGAGGCCGTGGACACCCGGGAGTTGTTCCCGGGTGTCCCGCAGCTCGGCGACGGCCCGCACGTGCAGCTCTGGCCGCACCGGCACGGCACCGACGCGATGTTCTGCCAGGTGCTGCGCCGAATTTAGGGAAGCTCACCAGGTCCTGGACGGTGTGTCCGGGACCGGCGGCGGCGCCGGTGTTGTTCACGATGTGCGTGATCGTGCCGGCGTTGCTGCCGAGCATCACGGTCACCATGTCGTGGAACTTGACGCCGCTGCTCGGGGTCTCGATGGCGTGCGCGTTGGAGATGCTGGCGTCGTTGACGAACAGGCAGTAGACGCCGAGTCCCCACGCCTCATGGCTGGTCACCGAGCTGCCGACCTTGTACGACGCCCAGCCCTTGGTCGAGCCGTTCATGTACGCGCCCTGGTTCGGCGGGTCGTAGGGCATCTCGGACTGGTAGAAGATGGTCTTGCCGCCGTTGCCGTTCCAGATCACCTGGTACTGCTGGTAGTGCTCGGCGAACAGCC encodes:
- a CDS encoding PucR family transcriptional regulator — translated: MSPGRTSTVPLGALVRRPELRLAVLTGSDQLDRPIRWAHVSELRDPVPYLLGGELLLTAGVNFPDDVDGYVRGLVVAGVQALGFGVTPVYDEVPPVLVEACARHGLPLLALPPSTPFLAVSQAVGVALAEAEHAELRWLSEAQSALTRAALRPDPVQAVVAELATLADWWCVLLDDAVVAAQAGIDDVDPVVVELASRLRGGSGPRSAATEVGPWHVVGYPVDAARVLVVGALVPFSVADRAVIAVALALLALAERADGRLVTKMLLGDDDGREYRVVRGRRKSSQAKDIDLGTAFVDVENGELRAVVTTSPDVVAAQAAGWLLAVSSPVGVGELPAADREAGRMLDRAVAVGRPVTAADGVSALVDPGAAARFAASVLAPLADRPELVHTLRIWLACNGNWDRTAAELGVHRNSVRHRIGVVARELDIDLSDVQRRMELWFALRWSD
- a CDS encoding G1 family glutamic endopeptidase, which gives rise to MNTRLRIAIAVLAPLALVGLATPTATAAPAPHVHKPLNHGLSHSTSGNWAGYAVTGAKFTSVSASWVQPSVKATSQDAYSSFWVGIDGDGSNSVEQLGTEVDYINGQAEYYAWYEMYPAYPVNFSDTVRPGDHFTASVTETTGGKFTLKIADTTRGWSHTINKTYSAAKLASAEIIAEAPSDSNGTLPLADFGSVAFSNATANGQAIGGQNPDPITQASGGVTKDAVSGLSGGTNFTCTWKHV
- a CDS encoding primosomal protein N', whose translation is MASSGQVRRGERQPAATAAVARVSVDVPLPYHLDFPFDYRIPAECDADAQPGVRVRVRFRGKLTDGFLLERVAHTEVADKIKYIERVVSPEVVLTPEIHGLARAVADRYVGSLANVLRLAVPPRHARAEARPADDPVAPPARPAAEGWQRYTRGPAYLDALANGRSANAVWQALPGEDWPARLAEVAATVASTGKGVVIVVPDYRDVKRVFMACDAIIDGVVALSADLGPEARYKRWLSVLRGTVRVVVGTKAATFAPIADPGLFIVWDDGDSGHAEQLAPYPHVRDVLVQRAHMAGASLLVAAFARTAEAQLLVDTGWAPEIVASREQLRAAAPRVTAIGETDTQLARDEAARTARLPAIAFEAAREALKAGRPVLVQVPRRGYVPALSCANCRVRAQCRKCAGPLSLPGGNDDGAPRPAECRWCGAVEVMFRCAACGSRRLRAVVVGSKRTAEELGRAFPGTVVRTSGAGEVLAEVPDAPALVVATPGAEPHAVGGYGAALLLDGWAILGRADLRATEEALRLWMTAAGMVVPGTRGGRVIVTAESSLPTVQALVRWDPVWHANLELSGRTELGFPPAVRMATIDGVPDAVNAVLDELRLPATGEILGPVPLGTDSHGEDKERALVRTSRAEGRALAEAVAAAIRVRTARKDPDPVRVRMDPLELL
- a CDS encoding type II toxin-antitoxin system VapC family toxin, yielding MIVVDASAMSNMLVYTDERGRKARAVLARDIEWIAPEHWKAEVFSVVRGLTLGGKITESQASRVVGLLPRVGVKTVSLDELLPRMWELRGNVSGYDAAYVALAEARGVTLVTADGRLARTAMSFCRVELVG
- a CDS encoding FitA-like ribbon-helix-helix domain-containing protein produces the protein MTSVLTIRDVPDDVKAALTLEARERGQSLQAYLLAVLKQQAAFSRNRQLLVEIERDLAEGGGAGDDAPDAADVLDAARREAGHSGRRTHGDGGAA
- a CDS encoding RNA polymerase sigma factor, giving the protein MRQGEQVLGPSDGELWADEAFTELFERHAEAVWNHAYRLTGSWSLAEDLTSMTFMTAWRRRRELTLVRDSARPWLYAVAGFLARTEFRRAHRFRSLIARLPLGRDQVDHADDVADQVDSDQGMSRVLLAVDRLPRAEQEAVRLCLLGDVSTADAAVVLGVAEVTVRSRLSRARARLRSLLQEEM
- the def gene encoding peptide deformylase gives rise to the protein MTVQPIRLFGDPVLRTRAAEVTDFDKELRGLVADLWETMEDKGGAGLAAPQLGVGLRVFTYHCDGFEGHLVNPTFDVVGEEMQEGPEGCLSIPGMAWDCKRHLHIVAKGWNMHGEPVEIEGSELLARCIQHESDHLDGVLFLDRLDQATRKEAMKAIREAEWFTGAAPVIKQSPHSLFGGGH
- the fmt gene encoding methionyl-tRNA formyltransferase — its product is MRLVFAGTPEVALPSLRALIASERHEVAAVVTRPDAPAGRGRHLVRSPVGALADEHGIEVLTPEKAGAPEFLDRLREINPDCCPVVAYGALLPQRTLDIPRHGWVNLHFSLLPAWRGAAPVQASVRAGDEITGASTFRIVKELDAGPMFGTLTVEVGAHETAGELLDRLAVAGADLLVATLDGIEDGTLEAREQPAADGVSYASKITVDDAHLDFSHPAQAVDRLARAVTPEPGAWAVFRDERLKLGPVRLSDVDDLAAGEIRVERKRVLVGTSTVAVQLGDVQAPGKKRMAATDWARGSRIEAGERLA
- a CDS encoding RsmB/NOP family class I SAM-dependent RNA methyltransferase; translation: MTERSGGPSRRPSRPERQHPPARRQGPRRPPEDDPARQAAWDTLKAIRERDAYANLVLPKLLRDRRINGRDAALATELAYGAARAKGLLDEIIAACSDRPLSEIDGPFLDAMRLGAYQLLRTRIPAHAAVASTVDLVRGAHGSGPAGFVNAVLRRVGEQDEQAWVKQLAPEDPVGYLAFANAHPKWIAQAFADALGDKGDELAAALTADDARPLVHLAARPGEVSNEELAAITGGDVAPYSPYGVHLEPGSGDPGDLEPVRERLAAVQDEGSQLCALALTTAPLDGRDERWLDLCAGPGGKAVLLAALARLQGATLDAVEKAPHRAELVRKATTGLEITVHVADGRDSGLPEGSFDRVLVDAPCTGLGALRRRPEARWRRKPDDVSDLTKLQRELLTAALKLVRPGGVVVYVTCSPHLRETIGVTSDIVRKGLAEAVDTRELFPGVPQLGDGPHVQLWPHRHGTDAMFCQVLRRI